In a single window of the Aridibaculum aurantiacum genome:
- the efp gene encoding elongation factor P yields the protein MATTADISRGMILKLDNSLYSVIEFGQNKTARAAAKVWAKLKGVDNNRTIEHTWNSGDNIYPVRVEKKPFQFLYKDESGYNFMDNETFEQLSLPESMIDAPQFLKDGQEVSVAINTESEQPMSVELPDKIVMQVTYSEPGVKGDTATRTLKPATVESGATVMVPLFVNEGELIRINTKSGEYVERVKE from the coding sequence ATGGCAACAACTGCAGATATCAGCCGTGGTATGATCTTAAAGCTGGATAACAGCTTGTATTCAGTAATAGAATTTGGACAAAATAAAACAGCACGTGCTGCTGCTAAAGTTTGGGCTAAACTTAAAGGTGTAGATAATAACCGCACAATTGAACACACCTGGAACAGTGGAGATAATATTTATCCTGTTCGTGTTGAAAAGAAACCTTTCCAGTTTTTATACAAAGATGAAAGTGGCTACAACTTCATGGATAATGAAACTTTTGAGCAACTTTCTCTTCCTGAAAGTATGATCGATGCTCCGCAGTTTTTGAAAGATGGCCAGGAGGTTTCAGTAGCAATTAATACAGAATCTGAGCAGCCTATGAGCGTAGAACTACCTGATAAGATCGTTATGCAGGTTACTTACAGCGAGCCAGGCGTGAAAGGTGATACAGCTACAAGGACTTTAAAACCAGCTACTGTAGAAAGTGGTGCTACTGTAATGGTGCCTTTGTTTGTAAATGAAGGTGAACTGATCAGGATCAACACTAAATCTGGTGAATACGTAGAGCGTGTGAAAGAATAA
- a CDS encoding tetratricopeptide repeat protein, whose product MSENSYREDREELRELLMQFENLKTGRQHSFLEEDAFERIIDYYDDKDELAKAMEAADLGIEQFPYSSVLMIKKADLLLAGRKYWDALEILERAELFDSSDINLFILKTDAYLALDQQQNAVELLEAALLQFEGDERIELLFELADVYDDYEEFDKVFDCLKLILEEEPTNEEALYKICFWTDFTGRNEESIRLHLNIIQDFPYNELAWFNLGAAYQGLKLYEKAIDAYLYAVTIDEKFDYAYRNMGDAYLRLRKFKDAIEALEKVLELSRPEDVIYEAIGHCYHKIGNFAQARFNYRKASHLNPDDSKLYYKMALTYINEEQWESAIKQLESAMRIHRMLPEYNLAMGECQMQLEQYKDAIQYFGNVVRSRPKSVAGWEALIRCLFKAEFYEEALEQSEAALKVTEGKTLFIYYLSGCLFALRRSKEGLLQLEKAMQVSPRQLKRFIDLQPAILQNPQVVDVIARYKKGKKI is encoded by the coding sequence ATGAGCGAAAATTCATACAGAGAAGACAGGGAAGAGTTGCGTGAACTGCTGATGCAGTTTGAGAATTTGAAGACTGGTCGCCAGCATTCATTTTTAGAAGAAGATGCTTTTGAACGAATAATAGATTACTATGATGACAAAGACGAACTCGCCAAAGCTATGGAAGCCGCAGATCTTGGGATAGAGCAGTTTCCATACTCATCTGTTTTAATGATCAAAAAAGCTGACCTCTTGCTAGCAGGGCGCAAATACTGGGATGCTTTAGAAATACTGGAACGCGCCGAACTATTCGACAGCAGCGACATCAATCTTTTTATCTTAAAAACAGATGCTTACCTCGCTCTTGATCAGCAGCAAAATGCGGTAGAACTATTGGAAGCAGCACTTCTGCAGTTTGAAGGAGACGAAAGAATCGAGCTGCTTTTTGAACTGGCTGACGTTTACGATGATTACGAGGAATTTGATAAAGTTTTTGATTGTCTTAAACTGATTTTAGAAGAAGAACCCACCAATGAAGAGGCTTTATATAAAATCTGCTTTTGGACTGATTTCACCGGAAGAAATGAAGAAAGCATCCGGCTCCACCTGAATATCATCCAGGATTTTCCATACAACGAGTTGGCGTGGTTTAATCTCGGAGCAGCTTACCAAGGGCTGAAGCTTTATGAAAAAGCCATTGATGCATACCTGTACGCTGTAACCATTGATGAAAAGTTTGATTACGCCTATCGTAACATGGGCGATGCTTACCTGCGTCTGCGCAAGTTCAAAGACGCCATAGAAGCACTGGAGAAAGTGCTTGAGCTAAGCAGACCTGAGGATGTGATCTATGAAGCCATTGGACATTGCTATCATAAAATTGGAAACTTTGCCCAAGCCAGGTTCAATTATAGGAAAGCTTCGCATCTTAATCCCGATGATAGCAAGCTTTACTATAAAATGGCTCTTACTTACATAAATGAAGAGCAGTGGGAGAGCGCCATCAAACAGTTGGAAAGTGCAATGCGCATCCACAGAATGCTACCTGAATATAATCTTGCAATGGGCGAGTGCCAGATGCAGTTGGAGCAGTACAAAGATGCTATTCAATATTTCGGGAATGTGGTAAGGTCAAGGCCTAAAAGTGTGGCCGGTTGGGAGGCATTGATTCGTTGTTTGTTTAAAGCAGAATTTTATGAAGAAGCTTTAGAACAAAGCGAAGCTGCCTTGAAAGTAACAGAAGGAAAGACCTTATTCATATACTATCTCAGTGGGTGCTTGTTTGCACTTCGCAGATCAAAGGAAGGATTATTACAACTTGAAAAGGCGATGCAGGTTTCTCCAAGGCAACTGAAAAGGTTTATAGATCTTCAGCCGGCAATACTTCAGAACCCGCAGGTGGTAGATGTAATTGCGCGTTATAAAAAGGGTAAGAAGATCTAG